In the genome of Colletotrichum lupini chromosome 8, complete sequence, one region contains:
- a CDS encoding endo-beta-1,3-glucanase: MPRYDFEDGRDAEREPLDQAYRSHAPNPPEYYQDNQYHHGAPHEYHHDHQYSEPNHDPNFGRMRAERRNDRQGPPPAAVGAVGGAATAYGAHQAVSPIDNSPQVPVHRDWGPDRYAAPQQSNLNPNITPGADNFSDTASGGMAGIAYTVAERNARESGVGAMRSAGQTPRGQSQQPSAPPQAYSQPGGDVYEMSNAVPRPYQGSYQGSLPDRDSHSSLTALGGAGASPARLSPSSSPYGYNDYYNENPYYQRHPQHLGVVDPNSIADDGDDGLDYGKPKSGRNSMLSLSNSDRTGKTKAAGAAGAAAAGGAAAGLMANRNHSGYYDPKGTAEYQNGSAIDLSSPEKKSEWMAQQNKGRRKWKCCIILGVILLIAGAIAGGIAGGLISRNSRDGNSSGNGQSADDDKNSNGDLSADSAEIKALMNNKELHKVFPGMDYTPLNSQYPDCYHNPPSQNNITRDLAVLSQLTNTVRLYGTDCNQTQMLIHSIEQLKLEGTVKIWLGVWQDGNKTTNARQLSQMWDILDQYGDKHFEGLIVANEILFRKQMTESELGTLLQEVRTNLTSKGLSLPVATSDLGDDWTASLASKSDYIMANIHPFFSGTNAKDAAMWTYAFWENQAGGFFKSDKKKNVIAEIGWPTKGGTSCGDGTATGCPNASVAGIDELNELLDKWVCPALTNGTNYFWFSAFDEPWKIMYNEKDKNWEDQWGLMDVNRKVKSGVVIPDCGGKTV; this comes from the coding sequence ATGCCACGATACGACTTTGAAGACGGCCGCGATGCCGAGCGAGAGCCCCTAGACCAGGCTTATCGGTCTCATGCCCCCAATCCCCCAGAGTACTACCAAGATAATCAGTACCACCACGGCGCGCCTCATGAATACCATCATGATCACCAGTACTCCGAACCCAATCATGACCCGAACTTTGGCCGCATGAGAGCTGAGCGGAGGAACGATCGCCAGGGACCACCACCGGCTGCTGTCGGTGCCGTGGGCGGTGCCGCTACAGCATATGGAGCTCATCAAGCCGTATCCCCCATCGACAACTCTCCGCAGGTTCCGGTGCACCGCGACTGGGGCCCCGATCGTTATGCGGCTCCACAGCAGAGCAATCTGAATCCGAATATCACACCTGGCGCGGATAACTTTAGCGATACGGCATCAGGAGGTATGGCTGGTATCGCTTACACCGTCGCCGAACGTAACGCCAGGGAGAGCGGGGTTGGTGCCATGAGAAGTGCTGGCCAGACCCCGCGAGGACAGTCTCAGCAGCCCAGTGCACCACCGCAAGCTTACAGTCAACCGGGAGGCGACGTATACGAGATGAGCAATGCCGTCCCGCGTCCTTACCAAGGTAGCTACCAAGGCAGTCTTCCGGACCGAGACTCCCACTCCAGCCTGACGGCTCTCGGCGGAGCTGGCGCTTCTCCGGCCAGGCTATCCCCATCTTCGAGCCCATACGGCTACAACGACTATTACAACGAAAACCCCTACTACCAACGACACCCCCAACACCTTGGCGTGGTGGATCCTAACTCTATCGCGGACGATGGTGATGATGGTCTCGACTACGGCAAGCCCAAAAGTGGACGAAACTCGATGCTTAGTCTTTCCAACAGCGATCGAACAGGCAAGACGAAAGCAGCTGGCGCAGCCGGCGCGGCTGCTGCGGGAGGTGCCGCAGCAGGATTGATGGCGAACCGAAATCACAGCGGCTACTACGACCCCAAGGGAACGGCCGAGTATCAAAACGGCAGCGCCATTGACCTCAGCTCACCAGAGAAGAAATCAGAGTGGATGGCGCAGCAAAACAAGGGACGCAGAAAGTGGAAGTGTTGCATTATTCTCGGAGTGATCCTCCTCATCGCCGGTGCCATTGCTGGTGGCATTGCAGGTGGATTAATTTCTAGAAACAGTCGCGACGGCAACAGCTCAGGAAATGGACAATCAGCAGACGACGACAAGAACTCCAACGGTGACCTCAGCGCCGACAGTGCCGAAATCAAAGCGCTTATGAACAACAAGGAACTGCATAAGGTGTTCCCCGGAATGGACTACACGCCTCTCAACTCCCAGTACCCCGATTGTTATCACAATCCTCCTTCACAGAACAACATCACCCGTGATCTTGCTGTTCTCAGTCAACTGACCAACACTGTCCGCTTGTACGGCACAGACTGCAACCAGACGCAGATGCTTATTCACTCAATTGAGCAACTCAAACTGGAGGGCACAGTGAAGATCTGGTTGGGTGTATGGCAGGATGGCAACAAGACAACCAACGCGAGACAACTTTCCCAAATGTGGGATATTCTGGACCAGTACGGAGACAAGCATTTCGAGGGTCTCATCGTCGCCAACGAAATTCTGTTCCGGAAGCAAATGACCGAGTCGGAACTGGGGACTCTACTCCAAGAGGTACGAACCAACTTGACCAGCAAGGGACTTAGCCTGCCTGTGGCAACTTCAGACCTGGGCGACGACTGGACGGCATCTTTGGCGTCAAAGAGTGACTACATCATGGCCAACATCCACCCGTTCTTCTCTGGAACCAACGCCAAGGACGCAGCCATGTGGACTTACGCATTTTGGGAGAATCAAGCCGGTGGGTTCTTCAAGTcggacaagaagaagaacgtGATTGCCGAGATTGGTTGGCCGACCAAAGGTGGCACAAGCTGCGGCGATGGCACTGCTACGGGCTGCCCCAATGCCTCAGTTGCCGGTATCGACGAGCTGAATGAGCTGTTGGACAAGTGGGTCTGTCCCGCTTTGACTAATGGTACCAACTACTTTTGGTTCTCGGCCTTTGATGAGCCATGGAAGATAATGTATAACGAAAAAGACAAGAACTGGGAGGACCAATGGGGTCTGATGGACGTCAACCGCAAGGTCAAGTCTGGCGTCGTTATACCGGACTGCGGCGGCAAGACGGTCTGA